A region of Neovison vison isolate M4711 chromosome 7, ASM_NN_V1, whole genome shotgun sequence DNA encodes the following proteins:
- the DKKL1 gene encoding dickkopf-like protein 1, with protein sequence MWQPLVLLLLVPSALVPLSTAAPIRDADAQESSSGFLGLQSLIQGFTRLFLKDDLLRGMDSFFSAPMDFRGLPRNYHQEENQEHRLGNNTLSSHLQIDKVTDNKTGEVLISEQVVASIEPGEGSLEGDWKVPKIEEKEALVPLPKAIDSFHPEPHPRVAFWIMKLPRRRSHQDVQEGTHWLSEKRHRLQAIRDGLREGTHEDSLEEGTQGSSHSRLPARKTHFLYILRPSQQL encoded by the exons ATGTGGCAACCTCTggtcctgctgctgctggtcccCTCTGCCCTGGTGCCCCTCTCCACTGCAGCCCCGATCCGCGATGCTGATGCCCAGGAGAGCTCCTCAGGTTTTCTAGGCCTCCAGAGCCTAATCCAAGGCTTCACCCGGCTGTTCCTGAAA GATGACTTGTTGCGGGGCATGGACAGCTTCTTCTCTGCCCCCATGGACTTCCGGGGCCTCCCCAGGAACTACCACCAAGAAGAGAACCAGGAGCACCGGCTGGGGAACAACACACTCTCTAGCCACCTCCAGATTGACAAG GTGACAGACAACAAGACAGGAGAGGTGCTGATCTCTGAGCAGGTGGTGGCATCCATCGAGCCAGGAGAGGGGAGTTTGGAGGGTGACTGGAAG gtACCCAAGATAGAGGAGAAGGAGGCCTTGGTGCCACTCCCAAAAGCCATCGACAGCTTCCACCCAGAACCCCATCCCCGAGTGGCATTCTGGATCATGAAGCTGCCAAGGCGGAGGTCCCACCAGGATGTTCAGGAGGGCACCCACTGGCTCAGCGAGAAGCGACACCGCTTGCAGGCCATCCGGGACGGGCTTCGAGAGGGGACCCATGAGGACAGCCTCGAAGAGGGGACCCAGGGCTCCTCCCACTCAAGGCTGCCTGCCCGGAAGACCCACTTCCTGTACATCCTCAGGCCCTCCCAGCAGctatag